tttctccgggttggcttcgatgccacgctcggatatgatgaagccaagcagcatgcccctcgggaccccgaaaacacattttttgggattgagtttgatgccgtttgcccggagtttcgcaaaggttcgttcaaggtcggcgacaaggtggtcagttcgcttggatttgactacgatgtcgtcgacataggcctcaacggttcgcccgatgaggtctccaaagcaattaagcatacagcgctggtacgttgcccctgcattcttcagaccaaatggcattgaaatgtagcaaaatgatccgaagggcgtgataaaagatgtcgcgagctggtcggattctttcatcacgatttgatggtagccggagtatgcgtcaaggaagtagagggtttcgcaccccgaggtggaatcgactatttggtctattcgtggcaaaggaaacagatcctttggacacgctttgttgaggccggtataatcgacacacattctccatttcccgctcttttttcggacaagaacaggatttgctaaccactctgggtggtatacttccttaatgaatcctgcggctagtagtttggctatctcctcactgatggccctgcgtttctccttgtcgaagcggcgcaggcgttgtttcaccggcttggagcctgggaggatttggagagtatgctcggcgacctccctcgggatgctcggcatatccgagggttttcacgcaaagatatccttgttggcacagagaaagtcgacgaacgcgctttcctattcgaaggAGAGCGCGGTtccgattcggacttttttgccctcggagctactgggatccaagaggacgtccctggagccttctgccgattcgaacgatccggatgacttctttgcgtcgggtgtcccttcaatgacctcctccctgagcgtgacgagctcttcggatgcgatgactgcggatgcgtgtccgcagcattcgacctcgcactcgtaagcgcgctggaaggaggtgccgatggtgatgaccccacggggacccggcatcttcagcttcaggtacgtgtaattgggtacggccatgaacttcgcgtagcatggtcgccccaggatggcgtggaaagtcctcgggaaccccactacatcgaaggtgagggtctcagtccggtaattggaccgatccccaaaagtgacgggtaggtcgatctgccccagtggcacggcttgccttcccgGCACGACGCCATGAaaaggtgctcggacgggacggaggtgcgttcggtcgacgcccatctcgtcgagcgtcttggcgtacatgatgttgaggccgctgcccccatccatcagtaccttggtgagccgctttggaccgacgatcaggtcgacgacaagcggataccttcccgggtgtgggatggcatccggatggtcggtccggtcaaaggttatggcggattccgaccaccggagaaaggctggcgtggccggtccagcggtatagacctcacgacatgcgaccttctggcggtgcctggagtcataggccgttgatcctccaaagatcatgagggcactggtcggcgttgggaaggtgtcgtccttctcctctgtgtcgtcagtggtgggaacaggctccttcccctgctcctccttattAAGGCCCCCAGCAAAGTATTTGcacataaggccgcattccttgtataggtgcttggccgggaaggcgtggtttgggcatggcccctcgagcattttctcaaagtggttcggagtgccttccgcaggcttccggccacctttgcggtcggcggcGGACACGAGcgggttgtcgcgccgttgcttcttatttttctttttggtggGATGGTTAGAGGCGCCTTCATCGGCGTCCTCATCCCGCctcatctttccgtcggagcgatcaaatatggctccgaccacctcctctctagaggcgtgactggtggcgatgtccaggagttccttggtagtttgcgggcccctacatcctaacttgtggaccagggattcgcatgttgttccggacagaaaggctcctatcacgtcggcgttggcgacgttagggagctcgttgcactatcgagagaagctccgaatgtacccgcgaagggtttcatcggccttctggcggtagtttttgaggtcacatgggtttccagggcgtttgtacgtgccctggaagttacccacgaagatctccgttagatccgcccaactctgaatagcattggacggtaagtgctccagccatgctcacgCCGAGtcagccaagaacagcgggagattgcgaataatgaagttgtcatcactcgcaccaccggcctgacatgcaagccgatagccttcgagccaaagcccgggatttgtttcgccagaatatttagggatgttggtgggcggtcgataccttagggggaacgcatcgttgaggatgtgtcgggtgaaggcctgagggcctggcaggccagggctcgggcttcggtcctcgttgctgtcgtagcgcccaccacgccggggatgatagccgcggcgtgctgcttctccatcgtcaccgtgggcacgtctccgagcatcgatgatgctgcgtacgtcgtggccatggccgaggcgttgatgtatagggacgacggagggctgcccgctggctggcggtgtttggtgtacggatgcatccttggtgggacgcactgagggcgcgcgTTGGCTGGTGTcaggttcgcgtcgtcgagacaacgaactttccgcctgctgcgccattgcacgctcgagcaacatgcGAATCTCCCGGTgagcgcggcgatcctcggacgtcgcggcctccgaaAGGCCAtgtagcaaggcggttgctgcggcgatgttctggctggctcaggcaaagtgaggaaaggccccatcgtcggttaggatcctttgatgtacggtgcgggccgtggcgcgcgcgtgccccccgtctttgcggcgttcaatctcgtgattgatgtccgcgtattcccgggCGAGCCCTTGCccagcctcatcgatctcttgctgacgagcccttagctgctccatctttaggtgagatggggctgtcatcTCTTCCCCAGATCTGCTGTCAGGatggtttgtaggggtggcctcttccctggaggcgctttcgatgtgaccctcgggggtctgcgtcatgaagcattcctgggaagggtggtggctccccctactggaatccgagctggagagcgatactggctcctcgttgaggaccTCATAGAGGGTCTCtgtatcccgctcaatcgcccccacgaactcgatgtccgtgggtgattgaaccacatGTAGCGctagaaggcggccagcggtcgccgcagcgttgcggagaccaaacggaaacgctgtcggggcgctccgtacggacccttccggacacagggtggcattgtgagaggcctccttgggtgacgggactccccgggagttgcccggcgggccctcaagcctgagacggctaaggttgatggaagggggagatggggcggctgagtgactcagcgccagctctcctcctagtctGATGACGAAATCTAGGttgccgaaacgcacgtgtgcgcccggggcccaggtgattgcgtgggtggccatccgaggcctgatttggaatgcgcaagccccctacctggcacgccaactgtcggtgtttcatacaagcaccggcaagtaaatttatagtaatgcgcgttaggctcggatggtgcgctaaaggacacaagatttatacaggttcgggcggaacgtccctacgtccagtttgctgctgcttgtgttattagcactgtgaacggtctgtagtaaggggtacaaacgatcaagagagggactggtcccaagtctttgatggaagggttgaaaggtggtcgagagcttcatagccgcttgactgtgtgtatgagtgtgttTTCTTGTTCGGTCTTATTTTTCGGgtccccttgatggaggaagcgcatccccttttatagatgaagggggctggctttacaagggtgagggctctaggacgcgtactctacttagtcttgtggctcacgtctacctggtcaggtccttcattctgatgagtgcgaaggaagataagtgcttacaatgttgtcgatgtctttgtaggatgtcaggttagtcacataATGCTGCCCTATGCAGGGTATGggttgtagtacagtggttttgacttatgagcctcccccagccttgctccgcacgccttctggttcctatgagtcctcgttggaggaacgcggggtcggggtccggtgtagcgccgtggctaaggccttctaactgggtggacctgaggggtcgggaagcgggcgccgctcccttaggtccacagcgtggtgacggaatatccattgttcgtggagatagcaaatcctttcctggagcgtagcggttgtcgtatatcttagtcgggttccgtgtcccagagctgaaggcggcgcctacaactctacagggcgaggtgcacgcacctgtaatgccttttgggttctgcggcgcccggaagggtctaaagcattagtcctgtcgttccctggcagtccttttcctaccagggcgcagggtatggtccttagagccatggttgacctgaacgccttgtctcgtcctgtacccatcattatgagggatagatatcgatcagggcgaggctcgttcttggccgtcgggtgagacagagaccaatccctatctcttgggcgagactaaccccacccctccaggatcgggcgaggcggaatccatccctcagccctcgggcgagaccgagcctgccctaaaggcgtcgggcgagacggagattagccttgagcctttgggcgaggcagggttatcccacaaaggcgtcgggtgaggctgaccccgcccctccgggatcgggagagacggaatccatccctcagccctcgggcgagactgagcccaccctaaaggcgtcgggcgagacggagtttatccctcgaccctcgggcgagaccgagcccgtcccaaaggtgtcgggcgaggcggaaccgaactcctgtcacttgaacaagggatgacacggcgcccttatgcgtccagaagtttttcacgttcggtggttattggttccaccttctggggtaccctggtattaggtccccgacaactactgttctgctctccaaaaggattgataccatctgtacttaaagcaaaccttaagtttctcgcgtcatttgcaaactccgggaattctctgtcgattgctctccactgggacccatcagcagggtgtctcaacatattgtctaccttacggtcttctttgtgccatcgtaacaattttgcatgttctttgtttctgaacagacgtttcaagcgtggtattataggagcataccacataaccttggcagggattttcttacgcggacgttcgccctcaacatcactagggtcatctcgcctgatcttataccgcgacgcatggcataccgggcatgcatctaatttCTCGTACtatttgccacggtacaggatgcagtcattaggacatgcatgtatcttctctatttctagccccataggacagacaacttgttttgcttcgtaggtagtggcgggcaattcattgtacttcggaagcatcttcttttggatttttagtaactctccaaatcccttgtcagatacaccattctttgccttccattgcagcaattctagtgtggtttccaattttttctgccctgcatcacaagttgggtacaacaatttcttgtgatcttctagcatccgctcgaacttgatcttctccttttcactttcacattctctttgtgcgtcacgaatgacctgagaaagatcatcagccggctcatcttctgcggctacctcttcttcagcttctcccattgcagtatcattgaagcatgcaccatcaggaataatatcattgtcgtcccattgttcttcttcaccttcttccattacaacaccggtttctccgtgctttgtccaacaaatatagtttggcatgaaacccgacttgaacaagtgtgaatgaagagtccttgagcaaggatattccaccgtattcttacatatggcacatgggcagcacatgaaaccgtcgcgtttgtttgcctcggccgcacgtaacaaagaatgaacgccgtcaatgaactcttgggagcggcgatcaacattatacatccaatgacggctcatctgcattacatgacataaatatcatattaaaacctagatcataattaattatttatacaacatgcgtgccaccacaaaagatacaaatttatgaaagcatcgctacaatgtagacaatcccaactaccactaaaagaactaaagctaaaatacatttcaggagcacaaggatttcgcgaccaatctcaactaaaacagacacaTCCCCCggttgtgcaacatctttgggcttcttcggctagatcactgcctcattagccgccgtatctgcctgttgtgcaagatatttttgcacgagttcaacatactcttcctcccagtagaagcctgaacatcgtccactgccatcccactgaaattaaaacaaaaaattagaactttaatcacaaccatcatgaaaataggtataaactaaccataatcattaaatacgataaaataactcacattgcgatccggacacttgtagaagatacgatccttgttgggaccctccttcttcactcggtactccatcacaatcttcgtctcatcacgacacttgccgcatggaatgagaggaaggcccggcctaagtcgctttggaaacccatgagaggccgagaacccgaaagcagttgccatctactctctatactcatttttaatacactataaatttctccttttataaacaaataaaattaagaaactataaaattatctagatctctaaacaatgatatttttaatggtcattgtgttctcatcttttactgcggcaggtaagtaactcacatgatatttccgcaaattaacagaagaattggagtgtacacacataacagactactgcgatgatatcgggacgtgtgaataaataaccagccgtactagttgaccttgcttacgtgatcatctcggcgagcatttctccaccggacggcaccgtacttggccacggaagagctccaattctacgagaaagggaacacggtctcccacgaccgttgtcgctctccctcgtagaatcaaagctcctccttgacgttcgttaccgttcggcagagaacatgctcgccgacatgaacacggtccgctagttcaactagtacagattttctataattttctaactattttctaagtttttcatttcataaaaagttaaaataaaaagtacggtgattgatagactactgcgacgatatcgggacatgtaaataaataaccatccgtactagttgaacttgcttacgtgatcatctcggcgagcatttctccaccggacggcaccgtacttggttaaggaagagctccgattctacgaggaagggaacacggtctcccatgaCCGTTgtcactctccctcgtagaatcaaagctcctccttgatgtccgttaccgctcgacagagaacatgcttgccgagctgaacacggtccgcaagttcaactagtacggattttctataattttctaactattttctaagtttttatttatatatactacgtttaggtacggtgattgacagactactgcgacgatatcgggacatgtgaataaataaccatccgtactagttgaccttgcttacgtgatcatctcggcgagcatttctccaccggacggcaccgtacttggtcaaggaagagctccgattctacgaggaagggaacacggtcttccacgaccgttgccgctctccctcgtagaatcaaagctcctccttgacgtccgttaccgctcggcagagaacatggtcgccgagatgaacatggtccgcaagttcaactagctactttaaccttctttcatgtaaatatgcaagcttgaagtgattttgagctcaaattgcttacaaatgaaaaaaaccacaataaagaaccatatatttatagtgaacaaaataagataagacaatggtgaaaaatgagagtatgagattggtaacctttacaactgaagaatcgacggagaaatcgaagaaatcgacggaggaatcgaagaatggatggaggaacaatggagggagggaggaagcaagaacactactgcagtgagcttcaaaatgtgctgagctcgggctcggggaggaaggagacggccgggatataaagggggggggcctttagtcccggttggtggctccaaccgggactaaaggtaacttttcaaccccgggcgtagccacggcccgggagtagacctttacttccggttggagccaccaaccgagagtaaaagtatacctttagtcccggttggtggctccaaccgggactaaaggtccctgccacctctgtctgacgcagtagccgttgggcagggacttttagtcccggttggagcctccaaccgggactaaaggtatttctagtcccgggggtaaAAAATTCTGAGACTACGAGCCCATTttaccgaggatcaaaggtctgttctctactagtgctatGACCATGGTGATCAACTTCAACCAAGTTGATAGGATAAAATATAATTGACAAGCTTAGCAAGTACACTTTTCTGGCCAGCAGCAATTAGCATTTAGCAGTCCTATTTTTGGGAAGCTCGATTTAGCAATTTCCTGGCCGATTTGCTCATTGACATGTGGGCCCTTCTCATGACAATTGAGCACGAGAAGGGGGGAAAAACCCCCGAAACGAAGCAAACTCACGAGCTCCGGCCAAATTAACCTCCTTCATCCATCCATATATAAGAACGTCGACGACGTAGAAGAGGACGGAGCGTCGATCCATCTCGATCGATCACCGATCGATTGAGTTGTTCGTCGCATGCACTTCCTCGACGCGACGAACTATAGCTAGGCAGAGCTCCAACCGGCGTGCATCATGCTGCGGTCCACCGGCGACCGCGTCGTCATCGTGGGCGGCGGCATCGCCGGCGCCCTCCTCGCCAAGACGCTCCAGAACCACGCCGACGTCGTCCTCATCGACCCGTGAGCTTAATTTCGCCGTTTGGATGCACGTTTTAACTTTCAGCGCGCATGTCGGATGATCCATAATGCTCTTGATAAGCATGGCCGGTGACGCGCGATCCATGGATCCATCCGTGCTGCATGCAGGAAGGAGTACTTCGAGATCCCGTGGGCGAACCTGCGCGCCAAGGTGGACCCGGCGGCGGTGGAGCGCACGGTGATCCCGCACTCCGACTACCTGACGCACGCCAAGGTGGTGACCGCGTTCGCCGTCGGCGTGGACGACTCCGTGGTGCTCACCTCCATCGGCCGCGCCGTGGCGTACGACTTCCTGGTGATCGCGACGGGGCGCACGTGCAACCGGCCGCAGAAGCAGTCGGAGCGGCTGGAGATGTTCCAGCACGACAAGGAGCGGATCGACGGAGCCCGGTCGGTGCTGATCGTCGGCGGCGGGCCCATCGGCGTGGAGCTGGCGGCGGAGATCGTGATGAAGAGCCCCGAGAAGCGCGTGACCCTCGTCCACGGCGCGCCGCGGCTGCTCAAGGTGATGGGCGCCCGGGCGTCGGCCAAGGCGCTCGAGTGGCTGCGCTCCAAGAACGTCACCGTGCTGCTGGATCAGATGGTGGACCTTGCGTCGGCGACGCCGGACACCCGGGAGTTCACGACGTCGgcgggggagacggtggaggccgATGCCCACTTCGTGTGCACGGGCCGGCCCGTGGCGTCCGGGTGGCTCAGGGGGACGCTCCTCGGGGAGCACGTGGACGAGGAAGGTCATCTCCGGGTGGACGACCACCTCCGCGTCGGCGGGCTGCGGAACGTGTTCGCCGTCGGCGACATCACGGACGTGCCGGAGGCGAAGCAGGGCCACCTCGCGCAGCGGCAGGCAATGGTGGTGTCCCGGAACCTCCGGCTGCTGGTGAAGGGCGCCACCCGGGAGGAGAAGCTGCACCGGTACAAGCCGTCCCCGAGGACGTCCATGACCGTGACGCTCGGCCACCGCGACGCGCTGGCGGAGCTGCCGTTCATGACGCTCATCGGGCACATCCCCGGCGCTGTCAAGCCACGGGACCACTTCATCACCAGGACGCGCAGGATGATGGGGATCAAGAGCAAACCCTACGGCACGATGCCGCACGTCATGTGAGGGAGGTGATCCGATCGACGTCGTCCCCGGCCCAGGTGCAGAGAGATCCTTTCGTCCGGCGAGTGGTGCACCGATCGAGGATCAGATGGAGATCGACTGGCTAGGCTCTCTGAATTTTGCCACGTTCTAGCTAGAATCGTTTGATCTGGTCGCCCGAGTATGGAAGCATGGTCACATGCTATATGTATGATATGATACAGGTACATTATGAACAGTACTTTTAAATACTCGATCTTTTGTTCTAAATTATgagtcgttttgacttttatatatatatatatatatatatatatatatatatatatatatatatatatatggagagtatattcagtagtcagctataaaataagttattttgtagccacctctatttacgataaatttatatactaatttacgataatattaatacatatttcgatagttgagttactataacacatggagatatttaccataacgttatagtaaacaacTTAGtaagagttactataatctcgtaaattaacatagtaattatcgtaactcaaagtggctacagaataagttattttatagctagCTACatgtagtagttctatatatatatatagagtaaaatgcaccctgggtacttaaactattgggtcattaccatctaggtactcgaactgaaaaagctaccacctgggtacttaaactatgggGCATTACCATCTGAGTACTCGAACTAAAAAGCTCCCacttgggtacttaaactattgggccattaccatctgggtacgcGAGTGGGCGCGGGAAAATGAAttttgattctttttcttttttgaaaatgaatgaatagtgctagaat
This sequence is a window from Miscanthus floridulus cultivar M001 chromosome 10, ASM1932011v1, whole genome shotgun sequence. Protein-coding genes within it:
- the LOC136489986 gene encoding uncharacterized protein, which produces MLRSTGDRVVIVGGGIAGALLAKTLQNHADVVLIDPKEYFEIPWANLRAKVDPAAVERTVIPHSDYLTHAKVVTAFAVGVDDSVVLTSIGRAVAYDFLVIATGRTCNRPQKQSERLEMFQHDKERIDGARSVLIVGGGPIGVELAAEIVMKSPEKRVTLVHGAPRLLKVMGARASAKALEWLRSKNVTVLLDQMVDLASATPDTREFTTSAGETVEADAHFVCTGRPVASGWLRGTLLGEHVDEEGHLRVDDHLRVGGLRNVFAVGDITDVPEAKQGHLAQRQAMVVSRNLRLLVKGATREEKLHRYKPSPRTSMTVTLGHRDALAELPFMTLIGHIPGAVKPRDHFITRTRRMMGIKSKPYGTMPHVM